The proteins below are encoded in one region of Aquisphaera giovannonii:
- a CDS encoding type II secretion system protein, protein MRIRRRVRPGRGAGAFTLVELLVVIAIVGLVSVAAFAVLSHASVAASGAARELQAALVAARDAAMATGRPHGIRLLPDPAFPVSRLADGSIDPSKPLCASRFIPIETAPDYAEGFVVLNIDPGPGLQGFPGKYPRSSTESYPYPGKVLMIEESPVDIFTNLVHPPTSWFWNVRIGDRIRIDGSGTWYTVVGPMTTPNPEMFVNCGTPGVDFQGTKSPLIRYFDSWVEAEYLFLVDGRDDNGDGFVDEGFDGIDNNANGLVDEIGEWEQEAWSDAQAQAFFQSRRYVISRRPVPSPGGVPVTLPSSTVIDLSTWSTTRERSRLPVNAYSGEADILIGPRGDVMPTTVYSTPASTPFGAPFLHFWIADRSDVFDPDLSATPRLPVLGDEDPGNGRALRGSPFLVSMNARSGRIESTTPTPIGSSTAGAGRDPGFPFRAVEQGGR, encoded by the coding sequence ATGCGCATCCGCCGTCGCGTGCGCCCCGGCCGGGGTGCGGGAGCATTCACCCTCGTCGAGCTGCTGGTCGTGATCGCGATCGTCGGCCTGGTCTCGGTCGCGGCGTTCGCCGTGTTATCGCACGCCTCGGTGGCGGCGTCCGGGGCGGCGCGGGAGCTCCAGGCGGCGCTCGTGGCGGCGAGGGACGCCGCGATGGCGACGGGGCGGCCGCACGGCATCCGCCTGCTCCCGGACCCGGCGTTCCCCGTCTCGAGGCTGGCCGACGGCTCCATCGACCCGTCGAAGCCGCTCTGCGCCAGCCGATTCATCCCCATCGAGACGGCGCCCGACTATGCCGAGGGGTTCGTCGTCCTCAACATCGACCCGGGGCCGGGGCTGCAGGGGTTCCCGGGGAAGTATCCCCGGTCGTCGACCGAATCCTATCCGTACCCGGGCAAGGTCCTGATGATCGAGGAGAGCCCGGTGGACATCTTCACGAATCTGGTCCACCCCCCGACGAGCTGGTTCTGGAACGTCCGGATCGGCGACCGGATCCGGATCGACGGGTCGGGGACGTGGTATACGGTCGTCGGCCCGATGACCACGCCGAACCCCGAGATGTTCGTGAACTGCGGCACGCCCGGCGTGGACTTCCAGGGGACGAAGAGCCCGCTCATCCGCTACTTCGACTCCTGGGTGGAGGCCGAGTACCTCTTCCTCGTCGACGGCCGCGACGACAACGGCGACGGGTTCGTGGACGAGGGGTTCGACGGCATCGACAACAACGCCAACGGCCTCGTGGACGAGATCGGCGAGTGGGAGCAGGAGGCCTGGAGCGACGCCCAGGCCCAGGCCTTCTTCCAGAGCCGCCGCTACGTGATCTCCCGGCGCCCGGTGCCCTCGCCCGGCGGCGTGCCGGTGACGCTGCCCTCGAGCACGGTGATCGACCTCTCGACCTGGAGCACGACCCGCGAGCGCTCGAGGCTGCCGGTCAACGCCTACTCGGGCGAGGCGGACATCCTGATCGGCCCACGCGGCGACGTCATGCCGACCACCGTCTACTCGACCCCGGCGAGCACGCCCTTCGGCGCCCCGTTCCTCCACTTCTGGATCGCCGACCGCTCCGACGTCTTCGACCCGGACCTCTCCGCGACGCCCCGCCTGCCGGTCCTCGGCGACGAAGACCCGGGCAACGGGCGGGCCCTGAGAGGCTCGCCGTTCCTGGTCTCCATGAACGCCCGCTCGGGCCGGATCGAGTCCACCACCCCGACGCCGATCGGCTCCTCGACGGCCGGCGCCGGCCGCGACCCCGGATTCCCCTTCCGGGCCGTCGAGCAGGGCGGCCGCTGA